The following DNA comes from Flavobacterium sp. N3904.
TTCTTCTTGATTCTTTCATCTTTTTAAAACCTACACACATGAAAATCATCATTCGCACTTTCAAACTTAAACTGAAGCACACTTTTACAATTTCGAGAGAGTCACACGATATACAACCTACGCTGATTGTGGAATTGCAAAGTGAGGGATTTTCGGGTTTTGGCGAAGCAACTTCAAATCCGTATTATAATATTACGGTAGATAGCATGAGAGCCAATCTGGAAGCTATTATTCCGTTTATAGAATCACACAATGACGAAACACCGGAGGAATTCTGGGACAGCGCCTCGGCATTATTAAAGAATGATATGTTTTCTTTATGTGCATTGGATATGGCGTACAACGATTTGTATGCCAAGAAAAAAGGCAAAAAGTTATACGAACTTTGGGGGAATTCTCCTTTGCACAATCCCAAAACCGACTACACCATTGGGATTGACAAAATTGACAAAATGGTGATGAAACTGAAAGAAATGCCGTGGCCAATTTATAAAATTAAACTAGGCACCAAAGACGACATTGCCATTGTTTCTGAATTGCGTAAACATACTGATGCCCGTTTTCGAATTGATGCCAATTGTGGCTGGACGGTTACCGAAACAATCAACAATGCTATTGCGCTGAAAAAATTAGGCGTCGAATTCCTAGAACAACCGATAAAAGCAGACCAATGGGCCGCACACAAAGAGGTTTTCAAGCATTCTGTCCTGCCAATTATTGCCGATGAAAGCTGTATTGTCGAAGAAGATGTAGCGAGATGTCACAATCATTTTCATGGTGTAAATATAAAACTCGTAAAATGTGGTGGTCTTACACCTGCACGAAGAATGATTGCCGAAGCCAAACATTTGGACATGAAAACCATGGTGGGTTGCATGACGGAATCCTCGGTTGGAATTTCGGCTATTGCCCATTTATTACCGCAACTCGATTATGTAGATATGGATGGTGCTTTGTTATTATCCGAAGATATTGCTTCTGGTGTTACCATTACTGACGGAATCATTCATTACGCCGATGCTGACGGAATTGGGGTCACTTTAAACCATTAAACCAATGCAGGTAAACCAAATCCCAAATAGAGTGTTTTATAAGGATGGAGAAGAGTTTCTCTATTTTGGAGGTACCAA
Coding sequences within:
- a CDS encoding dipeptide epimerase; this translates as MKIIIRTFKLKLKHTFTISRESHDIQPTLIVELQSEGFSGFGEATSNPYYNITVDSMRANLEAIIPFIESHNDETPEEFWDSASALLKNDMFSLCALDMAYNDLYAKKKGKKLYELWGNSPLHNPKTDYTIGIDKIDKMVMKLKEMPWPIYKIKLGTKDDIAIVSELRKHTDARFRIDANCGWTVTETINNAIALKKLGVEFLEQPIKADQWAAHKEVFKHSVLPIIADESCIVEEDVARCHNHFHGVNIKLVKCGGLTPARRMIAEAKHLDMKTMVGCMTESSVGISAIAHLLPQLDYVDMDGALLLSEDIASGVTITDGIIHYADADGIGVTLNH